GATGACCACTCTTTATTTCAAAAAAAGTTTTTTGGAAATGATCAAAAAAAGAGTTAACAATCGTTAAGAAACAACCAAAGAAAAGACAACCTATGAAATCGATAGCTTCGAACCCCTTTCCAATGCCCTGTTGCTGTTGCATAGGGCTGCACTATTCTGACAAAAGAATATCGGGAAAGAGATGGTAACTCGCACATGATTTCATGAAGTATGTAACCTCTTGCAAGCCGGTTCTGAATGTCAGAATCGGCTTTTTCGTTGTTTAACGAGATTTTTAATTTAACGGCTTATTCATTCATCGTGTTCTTTTCAACCCTCAAAACAGGTAACAACTATGGAACGCATCGCAAAAAAACTGACCGATCTGATCGGTAACACTCCTCTTCTTGAACTTGGAAATTTCACTCTTGAGCATCAGGCCCTGGCAACGATTATTGCCAAACTCGAATACTTCAATCCCGGCGGCAGTGTCAAGGACCGCATCGGTTTTTCAATGATTGAAGCTGCTGAAAAACAGGGTTTACTCCATAAAGAGAGCATCATCATCGAGCCGACAAGCGGCAATACCGGTATTGCACTGGCGTTTATTGCTGCGGCCAAGGGATATCGGCTCATCCTCACCATGCCTGAAACCATGAGTATCGAACGCCGAAACCTGCTCAAGGCGCTTGGCGCCGAACTGGTACTGACACCTGGTACGGAAGGAATGGGCGGAGCAATCAGGAAAGCAGAGGCATTGAGTGCTGAATATCCGAACTCATTTGTTCCACAGCAGTTCAAAAACCCTGCAAATCCGGAGATCCACCGCAAAACAACGGCCGAAGAGATCTGGAACGATACCGACGGGAACGTTGATATTTTTGTCAGCGGCGTAGGCACCGGAGGCACCATTACCGGTGTAGGAGAGGTACTCAAACAGCGGAACCCCGAGGTAAAAATTGTCGCTGTTGAACCCTTCGATTCACAGGTTCTTGCTGGCAATAAACCCGGTCCGCACAAAATACAGGGAATCGGCGCGGGCTTTGTACCTGCTATCCTGAACACTGCCATTTACGATGAAATTATCCCGGTAAAAAACGAAGATGCCCTGCGTACGGGTCGCAAACTGGCAAAAACCGAGGGACTTATTGTTGGTATCTCGTCAGGTGCAGCGGTTTATGCCGCCCTGCAGCTTGCACTTCGTGAGGAAAACAGAGGAAAACGTATTGTCGTCATTCTGCCGGATACCGGAGAGCGCTACCTCTCAACACTGCTCTATCAGTTTGAAGAAGAGCCCATTACTATCTGAACTGGCAGACGCAATTTGATCAATCCGGAGAAACATTCCGGTTCAACTATTATAAATCCTCAATGACAACCGCACCGATGAAATTCAGGCAACATGAGAGTTGAGGATTTATAAAAAAAATGGAAAATATCGGTTAACTTTGCTGCAGCCCTCTCCCGGTCAACCGTACCGAAAACCATTTCGACCTCCACAGAAAGGAGTTCTTTGAAGCATTCGGTCTGGCGCAGAACGAAACCGGGCGCAAGAGCATGGCGATCGAAAGAACATCAACAAAGCGGGAATCGTCTCTGATCCGCATTAACGCAGAAAACAATGCAGTTTGAAACCCTTGCCATTCATGACGGACAGGCTCCTGATCCCCATACAGGATCAGTAACCGTCCCTGTTTACCAGGCCTCTACCTTCGAGCGTGCTGACCTGCAGCGTCACGGTGAGTTCTTCTATTCGAGAATCGGCAATCCGACGAGAGCGGCGCTCGAATCAACCATCGCACTGCTTGAAAACGGTCGTTATGGCCTCGCCTTCGCCTCCGGAGTTGCCGCTACCCTGGCCGCGCTCCAGGTGGTCAAACCCGGAGAGCATATTGTGGCAAGCAACGATATCTATGGGGGAAGTTACCGCATTTTTGAGCAACTCCTCCGTCCGCTGGGGGTCACAACAAGCTATGCAGAAAGTTCAGATACCGCGAGTTATAAGGCATGCATCACCCCGGAAACCAGACTGATCTGGATTGAAACCCCGAGCAACCCGCTTCTTCAGCTCTCCGACATCCGCGCTCTTGCCTCACTGGCAAAAGAGCGCGGCATCCTGCTCGCGGTCGACAACACCTTTTTAAGCCCCTACTTCCAGCGTCCGCTTGAACTTGGAGCCGATATTGTTGTCCACAGCACCACAAAATATCTTGGCGGGCACAGTGACGTCATCGGTGGCGCTGTCATCACCTCGGATGCAGCGCTGCACACCATCATCAAAAACTATCAGGCCGCAGCGGGAGCCATACCGGCGCCCTGGGACTGCTGGCTCATTCTTCGTGGATTGAAAACGCTTAAAATCCGCATGAAAGAGCATGAGGCAAACGCCCTGCATCTTGCCAAATTTCTTGAACAGCACCCGGCAGTGGAGCAGGTTTTTTATCCAGGCCTCCCATCCCACCCGCAGCATGAGCTGGCGAAACAGCAGATGAGCGGGTTCGGGGGAATGGTAACCTTTGCCCTTAAAGGGGGGCTTCCGGCTGTCGAACAACTGGTCGCACGAATCAAACTGTTTATCCTTGCCGACAGCCTCGGCGGTGTAGAGTCGCTCATCGCATCACCGGCCAAAATGACACTCGGAGCCCTCTCGATTGAGGAGCGTGCGCGGAGGAGATGTACCGACAACCTCGTACGCCTCTCTGTCGGGCTTGAAAATGCAGAGGATCTGGAGGCGGATTTGTTGAACGCGATTACGTAAGGGCACGCCATGGCGTGCCCCTACAATGGCGGGATATTACCCGATATGATTCATGGTATGATTGCGGGTTTGCAGGGTTTGTGGGGTATGGCCCGATGTGATTCATGGTATGATTGCGGGTTGGTGGGGTTGGTGGGGATGTACCACGGCATATCTCCCCCCGCATGATTCATGGCATGGCACAATTTGACGACAAAAGAAACAATGAAGAAATGGCACAAATGATTACTATTGAACTGAACGGGCAGCAACAGCCACTCCCTGCCGGTTCTGCCGTGAACGATCTTCTCTCAATCATCGGCTCTGACGGAAAAAGTGTGGCAGTAGTGGTCAATCAGCAGATCATCCGCCCTGAAAACCGCTCAACCCGCCTCTTGCAAGAGGGTGATCAGGTTGAGCTTCTCATTTTCGCAGGCGGTGGTTAACCTTTTTTATTTATTATGGATGCTTTGCAACTCGGCTCTTATACCTTCTCTTCCCGCCTGATTCTCGGAACAGGAAAATTCAGCAATGCAACGGTCATGCTTGAAGCCGTCCGTGCATCCGGCGCACAACTTATTACCGTCGCTCTGCGCCGATTCAACCGCGAACAGGCTGAAGATGACCTCTTTGGCCCTCTTTCAGCAATTGAGGGCGTAACCCTCATGCCCAATACTTCGGGCGCTTCAACCGCCGCTGAAGCAATACGCGCCGCCCATATTGCCCGTGAACTCTCCGGAAGCCCCTTCATCAAGGTTGAAATTCACCCGAATCCACAGCATCTGATGCCCGACCCTATTGAAACCCTGGAGGCCGCGCGGGTTCTGGCAAGTGAGGGTTTTCTTGTCATGCCCTACATCACAGCAGACCCGGTACTGGCCAAACGGCTTGAAGATGTCGGATGCGCCTCGGTCATGCCTCTCGGCTCAGCAATTGGCAGCGGTCAGGGAGTCGCCACCGCAGCGATGATCGAGATCATCATCCGTGAAAGCGGCATCCCGGTCATTGTTGATGCCGGACTGCGCTCCCCCTCCGAAGCTGCGAATGCCATGGAGATGGGATGCAGTGCGGTGCTGGTCAACAGCGCTGTGGCGGTCGCAGGCAATCCACCGGAGATGGCTGAAGCCTTTGCGGAAGCCGTTGCAGCAGGACGAAAAGCATTCAGGGCCGGGCTCATGCAAAAAAGTGGCTCTGCCATAGCAACAAGTCCGCTTACCGCTTTTCTGGGAGCAAAGGGATGAGGGAGATACCCGACTGGCTCACGGACAATCGGGAGACGATGGCGCTTGCCGCCATGCTTGCGCCCCCCTATGCATCGGATTCCCTCGAAGCGCTTGCTGCCGAATCGAGAGCGATCACCCTGCGTCGTTTTGGACGCACCATGACGCTCTACGCCCCGCTCTACCTTTCGAACTACTGTTCCAGCGGCTGCGTCTACTGCGGTTTTGCCTCCGACCGAAAAACTCTGCGCCACCGCCTTGAACCCGATGAGATCGTCCGGGAGCTGAAGGCCATGAAAAAGCTCGGCATCAGCGACATCCTTCTCCTCACCGGCGAACGGACAGCCGCTGCCGACTTCGACTACCTCCGAAAAAGTGTTGAAATCGCT
The DNA window shown above is from Pelodictyon phaeoclathratiforme BU-1 and carries:
- the cysK gene encoding cysteine synthase A, whose translation is MERIAKKLTDLIGNTPLLELGNFTLEHQALATIIAKLEYFNPGGSVKDRIGFSMIEAAEKQGLLHKESIIIEPTSGNTGIALAFIAAAKGYRLILTMPETMSIERRNLLKALGAELVLTPGTEGMGGAIRKAEALSAEYPNSFVPQQFKNPANPEIHRKTTAEEIWNDTDGNVDIFVSGVGTGGTITGVGEVLKQRNPEVKIVAVEPFDSQVLAGNKPGPHKIQGIGAGFVPAILNTAIYDEIIPVKNEDALRTGRKLAKTEGLIVGISSGAAVYAALQLALREENRGKRIVVILPDTGERYLSTLLYQFEEEPITI
- a CDS encoding trans-sulfuration enzyme family protein codes for the protein MQFETLAIHDGQAPDPHTGSVTVPVYQASTFERADLQRHGEFFYSRIGNPTRAALESTIALLENGRYGLAFASGVAATLAALQVVKPGEHIVASNDIYGGSYRIFEQLLRPLGVTTSYAESSDTASYKACITPETRLIWIETPSNPLLQLSDIRALASLAKERGILLAVDNTFLSPYFQRPLELGADIVVHSTTKYLGGHSDVIGGAVITSDAALHTIIKNYQAAAGAIPAPWDCWLILRGLKTLKIRMKEHEANALHLAKFLEQHPAVEQVFYPGLPSHPQHELAKQQMSGFGGMVTFALKGGLPAVEQLVARIKLFILADSLGGVESLIASPAKMTLGALSIEERARRRCTDNLVRLSVGLENAEDLEADLLNAIT
- a CDS encoding thiazole synthase; this translates as MDALQLGSYTFSSRLILGTGKFSNATVMLEAVRASGAQLITVALRRFNREQAEDDLFGPLSAIEGVTLMPNTSGASTAAEAIRAAHIARELSGSPFIKVEIHPNPQHLMPDPIETLEAARVLASEGFLVMPYITADPVLAKRLEDVGCASVMPLGSAIGSGQGVATAAMIEIIIRESGIPVIVDAGLRSPSEAANAMEMGCSAVLVNSAVAVAGNPPEMAEAFAEAVAAGRKAFRAGLMQKSGSAIATSPLTAFLGAKG
- the thiS gene encoding sulfur carrier protein ThiS; this encodes MAQMITIELNGQQQPLPAGSAVNDLLSIIGSDGKSVAVVVNQQIIRPENRSTRLLQEGDQVELLIFAGGG